The genomic interval CAGGCCATTCCTCAGGGGTCTGGATGAGTTCCAGGTAGCACCTCCTGAGGATTCTCTGCTGCCCAGGGAGAGAGCGTAGGACAGGAGGGGCTGAGACGCTAGGAAGGCCTGGGTCCCCACTCAGGTCTGCCCATCTGGGAGGCACAACAGAGTCCAGGAGCTGGGCTGGGTGGGATGGATGCATGGGAGAGAGGCCCTGAAGACAAGCAAACTGCTCCATAGAGGAGCAGAACCATGGGTCTGGGGGATGAGGAGGCACCCCCTGaagggcagggggcggggaggacATGGTAAGGGTCTCTTCAGAGAGGCACTTCGCTTAGTGCCCACCATTGGAACCAGCCCCCATCGGGGTGACTAGTAGGCTCTGGTCCCAGCCTCCTGACAAGCAAGCTCAAAGGGGCTGGGACTCAGCTCTAGTGGAGCAGGCACTCTGGGTTCCCCCAAGGTCTCCCACAGTTCGTGGAGAACCTGTAGCCCTAGAATTCACTGTTCTCCTAAGAGTAACCCTATCCCTCACTGTGTACCAAGTTCTGGGGCCGACTTGACCTTGGCAGGTGGGTGAGGTCTATACAGCAGCACACCCTTGTGCCCAGCCCCCACTGTGCCTTCACCCTTTGTCGGGGGCTCTAACGTCTGGCAAACAAAGCAGCCCAAAGCAAAGGGTCACCTCCATGAGATGGGCAGCAGCAAAGGAACAGGGAGCACCTGAGAGGATAGAGAGCTGGAGACCTAGAATTAGGACACGTGAGTTTTACTACTGCTCTGCCACTCATTAACTATGTGGCCCCTTACAAAAACTGTCTCATTTCTCCAAATCcttagcttcctcatctataaagagaGAACAGGACTGATCCTTACGTGCTTTCCATGGGCTGCTGTGAGGAAAGCATGTAATAATGCCTGTGATAGTGCTGTATGGATCCAAGCCTGAACTCCCGGCGCTCTCCCCTCAGTGAGCCTCATGGTTACTGGCACTGTAGCATCTTCCCAAGCTCAATCTTGAACTCGCCTTTCATCCAGTTCTtggctgagaaaactgagggccaAGAAGCAATTCTTCTCTCTATTCTAAGCACTAGACTACCCCAAGAGAAAGTCACACATTCCACTGCACTGGAGTGTCTTGGGATAACGTGTAATGGTGCAGTTCTTATCAAGAGTAAATATAGGAACCAACAAATGACTCTTCAACTTCCACCAGACAACCAAGAAGGGTGTTTTTCACTATGCTGTTCACTGAGTACTGACTGTAAAAAGGACTTCTGGTAAACTCCTTTTGGAATTCAGCACAAGGAAAAAGTCTGTATGGCTCATGAACCAACTGGACCATAACTCATAGCATCTCCAAATTTGCCTGCAGCGCCAGCAAGCCCTGAGATACAATGAAGCTCAAAGACCACGGTTTTCAATGTTTTTGAACAGTCTAACTGCACATACTTCTTATTGTAAGCTACCTCGAAAACACTgtttaaaagaaacagatgagATCTATAAGTGGTAAATAAATTAGAAGTAAATGCTGGTGATAGGCACGTGCACGGGTCTTGTTAAAAAGGAAGGCACTGCTTTTACACCTTCCTAGCTGTGTGCCCTTCAGTTAAGTCACTGCGTCTCTCAGGGTCTCTACTTGCTTAGTCTACttggtaaaatggggataatgatgtCTGACAGGTCCCAGGGTTGGAAATGGGAAGTGGAGAACACAATGCTATCCAAAGCCTGGAGCTTAATACTAAAGGCCTCAATTCTTTCCCCAGGTCCCGGGCAGAGGTCATGAGGCACCGGCTCCCAAGGCGACTCTCACAGCCTCGCTGCGGGGCCCCGGCTTCGCATCCCTGCAGTCTTGGCCGCCTGGCATAACGCGGGGCTGCAGCGGCCCCTGGGGTCACCAAGGGGCCCGGGCGCCCCTACCTGCTGTCCGTGTCCTCCTCTGGGTATTTGTCCATCACATTGATGATGTCCAGCACCACTAGCCCCACGCACAGAATCTGTTTCTCTTCCATGAAGCTGCTCCCGGAGCTTTCTGGCCACCTGGCTGATGGGGTTCCTCCCTGGTTCTGCCTCCTATCCGGGTGAATGGTGTCCCGGCTCCCAGAGTCTGGCTCCTCCTCCGCGTTCGGAGCTCCTCCTCCGGGGAGCCTCCGGCGGCGGCTAGGGGTGCCGTGGGGTGCAGGGGACGGAGCTGGGCCCTTGCTCCCCACGACCACCCACTCCAGAGGACCTGGGAGCGCAGACCGCAAGGTCTCGGTATCCGGCCTCTCCTTGGCAATCTGCGTGGCCCAGGAGATGGCTACGTCTTCCACttgccctcagtttcctcaattgTCAGGAGTCGGAGCTGATGCAAAGCTCTCTAAAGCGTAGCTAGGCAACCTCCTGAACGCCAAGAGAAAGTACAGCAGAAGAGCATCCCGTGCCCCGCCCGCTCCCGCACCAGCTGATTCTCCAGACCCCAGGCCCGCGGGGTTGAGTCGGGCCTCGCAGCTGCGGCCTGACCCGCAAGCATCCCTAGCCGCGGCTCGCGCTGTCCcggctgccccgccccgcccccgaggTCGAGCCAATCCCAGGCCGAGGCCTCGCCTCTGCGGCGGAGCAGCCGGGGCACGCAAGGTGGGCCGCGGCAGTCACGTGACGTGAGACCCCGCCCAGCGGCGCCGAGGTCGCGGGTCCCGGCGCCCTCTGGCGGAAAGGGTGCGATCAAGAGGAAGGCCTGGCTGGGGCTCTAAGCGGGGGACGTGCTTAGCGCTCGCCGGTCCAGAGCAGGTGCAGGCAGAGCTCCTCCGGCCGGAGCTGAGGGCGCGAATCTAGTCAGGggctccctcaccccttcccctGTGTACTCCTGTCGACCCATGAACACATAGTAGAGCAGACGGcttgtttagtttttgtttttgtttttttagaaaaacCAAGTGTCTTTATTCCTGAATAGTTTAGTATGGCAGTGGGGGCCGGAGCCCCCTCGAGAGAGCCCTGGAGCCGAGGGACTCGGCCTGGAGGCCAGCTGGGGGAGCAGAGGGTGCCAGGATGGGCCCCTCCGCAGTCCGGGTCCTGCAGGGACGGCGATCAGGCCAACGGTCTGGACGAGGGGACCCCAGAGTTCCCGACTCGGTGCACTCCAACCATGGGGAGGACGCCACTCGGCTTGGGGCGCTTTTGCTGCGGCTCCCTGGGGGTCGGCGCCGCGTCCCAGGCGCGACCCCGGGCAGCCCGGCCCCTGGCTGGCTGTTTGGCTGCGTAGACACTTCGGGCCGGTGGGACCcggtcccccccccacccccgctcttCCCCACCCCGCCGTCTACGCCTGTTCGAGCTCCAGGTCTTCGTAGAGCAGGGCTCCGCTGAAAATGGTGAGCGGTTCCTCCGAGTGCGCCAGCTGCCCCATGACCAGGTCGATGCAGACCGTGTCCCCGACCTGCAGCGGCAGGATGAGGCTGAACACGCCTAGGGCGCCCGGGCTGGGCTGGCTCTCGGCCACCGGCTTATTCTCCAGGCCCTCGGGCTCGTAGCCACCGGAGTCTATGCGAGCCACGCCCAGGTTGGAGCGGGACAGCACGGCCTCCACCTTCTCGTGCCGGTGCCCCGTGAGCACCGCGCTCAGCAAGTAGCGCCCTGCCAGTGGCGCTGTGAACACGCCTGGGGACAAGAGTGACAGTGAGGAGGGGAATAGGTGGCAGGGCCCGGGAAGGCGTCCGGGAGCCCTTCCAGAACTGTACTACGGAGGGACCCTCTGGGTCTTTTCTACCTCTGCTACCAGGACCTGAGCTCCACAGACGGCAGGGGAGTCGGTGTTTTTGTTCATTACCGCATCCCCAGCACTTGAGGAGTGCCTGGGCAATAGCAGGACCCCAGAAAGAGCTGTGGAAGGATAggctcttcccctccccacccacccctcaaTCCAAGTTGTGGTGAGAAGGGATAAATGAAGGAGAGAACAGGGTTTTCCTAAACCAGAGAAAGGATCCAGCTTGTCTGAAAGGGAAAGAATGGGGACATATCACCGCACAGCCTCCCCGATCCCCCCAGTGCCCAGCTGCCTGCTTCCAGGCTCACCAGTCTCTGGATCGTAGTAGCCCCCATCGTTGAGCAGGACTCTGTCGAAGGGCACCGTGCCTGGTTCAGACCGGGGCAAGCTCAGGGCAGCTGAAAAGGCTACCCGGGGCACGGAGGCTGCTGGTGCCCCCTcgggtcctggggtggggggagggtgtcaGAGTGGATGCTCAGTGCAGCCCCCTTATTCTCCACCCCCCAGGGCTGCCTGAGGCCCTCCATCCTCCAAATCCTGGTTCGGGTCCCCTCCCGCCAGCACTGAATGAGGGGAACTTACCCTGTTCACCTTGGGGACCTGTGGGGAGAGAAAAGGGAGCAGTGAGAACTAGGACAGCTCTCGCTGAGTCACTCAGCAAACACCTGCTTTCCCACTGTGCCAGGTGCTATGCAGTCCCCCAAAGCAGAAATGGGGAGGACAGATGGGatctatttttttcaactttgtagGCTCAGCCAGTCTTCAACACAGCAGGGAGGCCACCCACAGTCAACTGGCCAGCACACTGACTATCCTATCTCCTAGTTACTTTCCTAGTCAATGTCAGCCATGTAGGAGCCCCAGTTCCTCacccttttcccccttctctgtcAAGTTCAGAGTAGAATGTCAAGCCCAGGGCTGCCCAGGGGATGGCAGCCCTGGCTGCAGCAAGTTTCTCAGCCCACTCACCTGGTGGCCCCATAGGCCCTTTTTGTCCATCCTTGCCTGGAGGTCCTGGAGGCCCAGGAGGGCCAGGGGGTCCCTGCATCCCAGGAGGCCCTGGTGGCCCAGCCTCACCTGCAGGCCCTATGGTGACAAAACTGGGTTGAAGGAGAGCCATAAAAACGAGTTTCCAAAAGACAGAGAAGGTGGTGGATCCAGGGACAGGGTGATGGGGCCCCTTGCTGCCCATGCTGGGTATCTAGGCAGCAGAGcagcaccccacctccacccacaggcctgtctgagccatcaaggagggtggggagctgggaCCTTGGGTCATCTCTTGTGGACAAGCCAAGCCTTGGGACAGCGATGGTTATGCAATTCATGCAGAGCAAGGTAAAGAGCAAGTAAACGAGGTTAAGGCTAGGCTGTTGTAGGGTcaggggaggggaaagaaaagacttgaaaaaggtcctacccccctccccacccccgcatgCCTCCTCTTGCCCGCTCACCGGTGAGGTCCTTCAGGCTGAACTGGTGAAGCTGGTcctccagcagcagcagggagctaTTAAGGGCACCCAGCCGCTTGCCCAGCCCGGCCTGCCCCTCTAGCAGCTTCTCCAGCAAGGCTGCCTGTGTCTGGCTGGTGCTGTTGGTTTCCCGTAGCCCAGCCCAGAGCCCAGCCACATGTCTGGAAAGGCCTTCACGCAGGCCCTGCAGTCCCCCGGCCACCGTGTCCAGCCGCTCACAGACTCCCTCCAGGCGGCCCAATCGCCCCTCTAGGCTGGGGCACTGGCCGGCCTGTGCCTGTCCCTCCTCCAGGCCTCGGAAGCGCTCCTCACTCTCTGTGGCGTGCTCTGTGGCCTCCTGTTGCAGTCTATTGATCTCAGAGATGATGCGGTCCTTGGTGGCTCCCAGGTCAGCCAGATCAGCACCCTGGCCCTCCACGGTGGTCTGCAGCTCATGCAGCGAGTCATTGAGGGAGCTGAAGGTGAGAATGACCTCAGAGAGCTCTCCTTGCAGGGCCTGGAGGGCTGAGCCTGAGCTGCCCCCGAACACACTGAAGCCATCCAGCGGCCCACGGCTCGGTCCCCCGACCCCAGGGCCGGCCCCAGGGCCCCGGGGGGGTAACAGCGGGCAGGAGCAGCGCTCCACGCCATCCCGCAGGCGGCCGAGTTCCTCTTGTACACCTCCGCAGGCGCCACAATCCTCCTCCCCACGGGCCTGCAACAGCCCCTCCAGTTGGCCCAGCCGTGCAGCTGTGAGATTCAGCTGCAGTGCAAACTCTGCAGCCGTCTCGCCCAGGGCATCGATGCGACCATGGAGCAGGCCCACCGCCCCTTGCAGTTGCTCCAGCGCGGCCTGCTGGGCCTCCCCAGCTGCTCCCAGCTTGTGCAGGTCTGAGCCCACCAGCCTCAGCTGCCCCTCATTGTCCAGCACCCTGCGCTCCAGGGCACTGAGGATCTCCCTGCCCTGGGAGTCCTGCTCCCCAGGGGCCCCAGAGCAGAGCTGCCCACATGCCTGCACTGCCCCTGCCACCTGCTCTTCCAGCTGACTCAGCCGCCCCCCTAGCTCTCCGCTCACATTGGTCAGCCGCCCCTCCAGCTTCTCTAGTTTGCCCCGGGCAGCAGGTAGCCAGTGGCCCAGCCCCCCAGGACGCCCCGGCCAGCCCTCCTCCTGTTCCTCCGAGGGGCCCAAGGTAGAGTTGAACCGGTCCTCCAGGCGGGAGAGGCGGGATGCTAAGCTGGTGTAGCCTGGCGGGTGGCCCCCCTGCCCAGATGCTCCTCCCAGGTGGGTGCCTCGCCGCCCGCTCAGCACTGTCACCGAGCCAGCCACAACGTCCAGCCTCCTCTCCAGCTCGGCCAGTTGCCGGCCCAGCTCTGGAGGGCAGCATTCCTGAGGGGCCCAGCGGCCCAGGGCCTGCCCCGAGAGGTGACGCTGCCGCTCCTCCACGGAGGCCAGTAGCTTCTCCAGCGCTCGAAGCCGCTCCCTGTCTTGCTGCTGTTGCCGTCGAAAGCCATCCAGCCCTGCCAGGCACACGGAGCACGACTCCTGCAGCCGCTGCTCCAGCTCCCGCAGCAGCTCCTCACTGTGGCCAGGAGGGGCCGGGGTGGGGTCCGGAgccctgctgctgccgccgccgctgtGATGGTTGTTCAGATGGCCCAGCTCCTGGTCATGGGTGGAGACGCGGTTgtccaggagctgcagctgctgctggatCTCACTGAGGGTTTCGTGCACACCCGGGCGGGCTGCTGCATCTGCCGGCTGTTGCCTCCCGTTAAAGGCCGTCTCCACGGCCCTCTGGACGTCTTCGGTCAGGCGCCCGCTCAGTCCCTGCAGGACACCCCGAAGGCCCTGAAGCTCCTTTGTCAGGCTCTGCACCTGCTCTTCCAGCTGCTGGACCTTCTCGGACTCCCCAGGACCtggcagagaaggggagggataaGGCTGAGGGGCTGGTCCTTACCTCCTAGGGACCTTCTCTCCCCAGCTCCAGCGAAAGGGCAGAGTCCCAGCTGATTTGGCCATTCCTTAGCTGGGTGACCTGGGCaagaaaagatggaaggaaagagaaagcaaaacaaaacccccaaaaagaaaagatggaaagaaactcCATTCACTGAATGCCTCTAAGTCAAATATGCACCATGGCTCCTTCCCCTTTACAACTGCATTGCACAAATACCattgtgtgtttagtcgctcagtcatgtctaactctttgcgaccccatggactgtagctcgccagactactctgcatgggattctccaggcaagaatactggagtgggttgccatttcctcctcctcattccttccttcccaaaccaggaatcaaacccaggtctccctccttgcaggcagattctttaccatctgagccaccagggaagcccattagcttTTCCCATTTGATAGACTGGGAGATAGAGGAccagagaggttaattaactAGGCCATGGATTACAAGTTTAATATGGTTCTATCATCCAGAATGCCTCCTAACTTTATGGAAACTGTTTCTGCAGCTGAAAAAAAGGAACTGACAATACATCGCTTCCGCAGGGTGAGTGAAATGTGAATGTGGGAGGCCCCTCTCCACACCACCACAGGGACAAACACAACTCTGAGGCAAGCTGCAGGGGATCTGGCTGGGTGTTGGAAGAGTCAGCCAGCAGTTCCTGTTTCCATAATTACAGCACGGCTATCTCCCTGGCAGGCAACACAACACATCTGCAGTGCTGGGCAACGGGGACTGCTGCATTCTGGGACCTGCAGTCTCTAGAGGCCACTGGGGCACCTGGGACCTGTAGTCAGCTGCAGTGCATGCTAGGACTTGTAGTCCCAAGTGTCTATCCCCTTGGACCAAGCTTGTCCAAGGAATTCCCCGTTCCTCCCACAGCTGTTCCCAACTAGGAAGTATCTCGGCCACACGTGGGCGTGTGCGAGCacattctctttctctgccttccttttcTCTGGGTCTCACTCAATCTCTCttctctcacacactcacacacacgtacacacaaccC from Budorcas taxicolor isolate Tak-1 chromosome 11, Takin1.1, whole genome shotgun sequence carries:
- the EMILIN1 gene encoding EMILIN-1, translated to MAPGTLWSCCLCCLLTTAVGAASYPPRGYSLYTGSGGALSSGGTQAQSAPRPASRHRNWCAYVVTRTVSCVLEDGVETFVKPDYQPCGWGQPQCSRSIMYRSFLRPRYRVAYKTVTDMEWRCCQGYGGDDCAEGPAPALGSAPTTPRPRPQPQPARPNLSGSSAGSHLSGLGGEGPGESEKVQQLEEQVQSLTKELQGLRGVLQGLSGRLTEDVQRAVETAFNGRQQPADAAARPGVHETLSEIQQQLQLLDNRVSTHDQELGHLNNHHSGGGSSRAPDPTPAPPGHSEELLRELEQRLQESCSVCLAGLDGFRRQQQQDRERLRALEKLLASVEERQRHLSGQALGRWAPQECCPPELGRQLAELERRLDVVAGSVTVLSGRRGTHLGGASGQGGHPPGYTSLASRLSRLEDRFNSTLGPSEEQEEGWPGRPGGLGHWLPAARGKLEKLEGRLTNVSGELGGRLSQLEEQVAGAVQACGQLCSGAPGEQDSQGREILSALERRVLDNEGQLRLVGSDLHKLGAAGEAQQAALEQLQGAVGLLHGRIDALGETAAEFALQLNLTAARLGQLEGLLQARGEEDCGACGGVQEELGRLRDGVERCSCPLLPPRGPGAGPGVGGPSRGPLDGFSVFGGSSGSALQALQGELSEVILTFSSLNDSLHELQTTVEGQGADLADLGATKDRIISEINRLQQEATEHATESEERFRGLEEGQAQAGQCPSLEGRLGRLEGVCERLDTVAGGLQGLREGLSRHVAGLWAGLRETNSTSQTQAALLEKLLEGQAGLGKRLGALNSSLLLLEDQLHQFSLKDLTGPAGEAGPPGPPGMQGPPGPPGPPGPPGKDGQKGPMGPPGPQGEQGPEGAPAASVPRVAFSAALSLPRSEPGTVPFDRVLLNDGGYYDPETGVFTAPLAGRYLLSAVLTGHRHEKVEAVLSRSNLGVARIDSGGYEPEGLENKPVAESQPSPGALGVFSLILPLQVGDTVCIDLVMGQLAHSEEPLTIFSGALLYEDLELEQA